In Thermithiobacillus plumbiphilus, the DNA window GGCAATTGCTTACGGCGCTGTCCGGGCGGGAGGAGTTTGTAGACCATGTCGGCTGGACCATGCTTGGCGACGAGCTTGGAATGGTTGCCATCGAGGACATGTTCTGCCTGATCCGTCTGCGCGAAGCCTCGCTGGCTGAAACTGTCAGGATCATGCGTCAAGCCGCCGGCGTGGACTGAGCTTCGATCAAGGAGAGAGAAAGATGCCCACACTGGAAGAACTGATGTCTTTGCCGGGTGCCTTTGCAGCCATCGAGTATTCCTGCACCGGTGGCCTACGGGAATTCAAGGGGGAATTGGCCCAGGACAGTGCCGAGCTGCTGGCCGAGGTCTGTGCTTCCAATATTGCCATGTACCGCATGGAGGCGAGTGGCTGGGAGAAGCACACCGGTCAGCAAGGCTTTTTTCCGAGCAAGGGTTTTTCCCTGATCGGACTCGATCACGTGCTGGTGGCGAGTGATACCCATGCCGTGCTGGTGCATGGCAGGGATATCGACTATGACCGCTGTTTTCAGTCACTGTCCAGCGCCGGATAGCAGAAAGCCAGGAGAGGCCGCATGACACAGCTCAACCAGCTCATGGATATACCGGGAATGCTCGGCGCCATCCGTTTTCTCGACGATGGCAGCGTGGATGAAAGTATCGGCTCGATTGATCCGGAGCACGCTGTCCTTGCCGCCGAGCTGTGCTTTGCCAATACCCGCATCGCCCAGCAACAGGGGGATTTGCTGGTGGCGTTTACCGGCCTGGGTGGCTGGTCGCCGCCACGGGGCTGGGCCATGGCCGGGCCGGAAATATCCGTCTGTGGCATGGCATCAGTTGCTTGCTTCGTCAGCAACAAGGAAATATCATATAATACGCTGTTTACAGTGCTGTATCGCGTCGCGCACGCCTGAGCCTCTGGTGTCTTGCAGGAACCCCGCTTCCTTTTGACCTGATCTGCCCGCTTTCCGGGCATTCCGCCTGACCTTCCGTTAGAAATTCTCTATGACGAAAAGAATAATTTGATTAGCCCGGCTCGCAGCAATCAGGCAACATATTAGAGCATGTTGAAATGCCAGCCATTATCTTATGGGCCCCCAAGAAACCTTTGTGGGAATGGGCGTGCAGGCGGATTGACATAAAGATATTTGTGTCTTATTTTGCGCTTGGCAGCCCGTACTCCGCCTTTTGTCTGACGAGGTGAGTAGGTACAGGCTGGTCAGTTTGAAGATAACCTTTTGGAGGGCATATGGCCTCGGCTACGGCTACGATGACAGGTACAGCCGCTCCCGCACAAGCGGCGGTGGAGTACAATTTTGATATTGTAAAACGGTTTACCATCATGGCCCTGGTCTGGGCCGTGGTAGGCATGGCGGTGGGCGTCTGGATCGCGTCCGAGCTGGCTTGGCCGTTCCTCAATTTTGACAATCCCTACATTTCGTTTGGACGCTTTCGTCCAGTGCATACCACCACGGTGATCTTTGGTTTTGGTGGCAGCGCCCTGTTCGCAACCTCCTACTATGTCGTGCAGCGCACCTGTCAGGCGCGGCTGTTCAGTGATGCACTGGCCAACTTCACCTTCTGGGGCTGGCTTGCCGTCATCCCCCTGGCGCAGATCACCTACATGCTGGGCTTCAGCCAGACCCGCGAGTACGCGGAATTCGAGTGGCCGATCGATATCCTGATCGCGCTGGTCTATCTTGCCTACCTG includes these proteins:
- a CDS encoding DUF2173 family protein; translation: MPTLEELMSLPGAFAAIEYSCTGGLREFKGELAQDSAELLAEVCASNIAMYRMEASGWEKHTGQQGFFPSKGFSLIGLDHVLVASDTHAVLVHGRDIDYDRCFQSLSSAG
- a CDS encoding DUF2173 family protein, whose product is MTQLNQLMDIPGMLGAIRFLDDGSVDESIGSIDPEHAVLAAELCFANTRIAQQQGDLLVAFTGLGGWSPPRGWAMAGPEISVCGMASVACFVSNKEISYNTLFTVLYRVAHA
- a CDS encoding DUF2173 family protein translates to MPKLKAMLKQPGVLAVGRFSRKGLLDDVYGELSEEDASLAARMCAANAIASGVQGQLLTALSGREEFVDHVGWTMLGDELGMVAIEDMFCLIRLREASLAETVRIMRQAAGVD